A single genomic interval of Zobellia nedashkovskayae harbors:
- a CDS encoding sensor histidine kinase, producing MSNYVIIVIILTYLAVLFFIAFLAERKKKSKWVNNPYVYTLSLAVYCSAWTYYGSIGIAANTGIDFLPIYLGPVIAAPLWIIVLRKVIRISNQNKISSIADFISLRYGNNRFLGALVTVVCLFGTIPYISLQLKAVSETFEIMSDNTSYILTNTFHDSTFYVALILAIFATFFGTQNADASEKHTGIIATVAFESVLKLVFFLVIGVYITFYLFDGTTDIYNQIATIDNLKELTTLSGLEDGFNWLFMISLSFMAIFLLPRQFQVAVLENNREKYLKKAIWLFPLYLLIFNIFVIFIAWAGKITFGNDVNAEYYTLYLPLEQGNSFLATLVFLGGFSAVISMVVVSTLALSTMVSNNLIIPYGFLEKFIRSQTERNERYIKNIRRISIFSIIIIAYFFYVSFSRELSLYSIGLISFTIIAQLAPSFFIGLFWNRGSSKGAIIGIILGFFITVYTLILPFTLAAYSGTDDFTQYGLYGIAALKPYALFGIDFLSPPAHAFFWSILFNLLAYLFFSLMFKGNYRERNYAEMFVDSRNFSALQDSALVWKGEAYVADIKTMLVRFLGEKKATRALKLFFTKYKLPVDTQLADARLINFSEKLLTGSIGSASAKILIDSVVKEEQISLTEVLRILEESKENIVSNKMLLEKSDELSQLSSKLKDANEELVNKDKQKDEFLDTVAHELKTPITGIRAATELLMDEEDDMPQEIKKQFLTNILQDSDRLGRLINNILDFEKLETGRLSLDIRNLDIQETIKKAVANTQHIAAKKGITIHIKNFHHFEIDYDEDRILQVFTNLISNAIKFCEPESGKIEIDYKLGNEALEIAVIDNGKGIPTEDIAYVFDKFYQSQHQNTIKPEGSGLGLAITKQIIEKHKGKIWADKTVKTGAKFVFTLPISYIV from the coding sequence ATGAGTAATTATGTAATCATAGTTATCATTCTAACGTATTTGGCAGTGTTGTTTTTCATTGCTTTCCTTGCCGAAAGAAAGAAGAAGAGCAAATGGGTAAACAACCCCTATGTGTATACTTTATCACTTGCTGTCTATTGTTCTGCTTGGACCTATTACGGTAGTATTGGTATTGCAGCTAATACTGGAATTGATTTTTTACCCATTTATTTAGGACCGGTCATTGCTGCACCCCTATGGATAATAGTACTACGAAAAGTAATACGAATTTCTAACCAGAACAAAATTTCATCAATTGCAGATTTTATTTCCCTACGATATGGAAACAATAGATTTCTAGGTGCGCTAGTTACTGTAGTTTGCCTTTTTGGCACCATACCTTACATTTCTTTACAACTAAAGGCCGTGTCTGAAACGTTTGAAATCATGTCAGACAACACCAGCTACATTTTAACGAATACCTTTCATGACTCTACTTTTTACGTTGCATTGATATTAGCAATATTTGCCACTTTCTTTGGAACTCAAAATGCTGATGCTTCTGAAAAACATACTGGAATAATAGCCACAGTAGCTTTTGAATCTGTATTAAAATTAGTCTTCTTTTTAGTCATTGGTGTTTACATAACATTCTATCTATTTGATGGTACAACTGATATTTATAATCAAATAGCAACCATAGATAATTTAAAGGAGCTTACCACCCTCTCAGGGCTAGAAGACGGTTTTAATTGGCTTTTTATGATTTCATTGTCCTTTATGGCAATTTTTTTGTTGCCCAGACAATTTCAGGTTGCCGTACTAGAAAACAATCGGGAAAAATATTTAAAAAAGGCTATTTGGTTATTCCCACTATATCTTTTGATATTCAATATTTTTGTGATTTTTATAGCTTGGGCTGGAAAAATAACTTTTGGAAACGATGTAAATGCAGAGTATTACACCCTATATCTGCCTTTAGAGCAAGGAAATTCTTTTCTAGCGACGTTAGTTTTTCTTGGTGGTTTTTCTGCTGTGATTTCTATGGTTGTTGTTTCAACTTTGGCACTATCAACAATGGTGAGTAACAACCTCATTATTCCATACGGATTTTTAGAAAAATTTATTAGAAGCCAGACTGAACGTAATGAGCGGTACATTAAGAACATTCGTCGTATCTCTATTTTTTCAATTATCATTATAGCCTATTTCTTCTATGTTTCATTTTCAAGAGAATTGTCATTGTACTCCATTGGTTTAATTTCTTTTACAATTATTGCTCAGCTGGCACCCTCCTTTTTTATCGGGCTTTTCTGGAATCGTGGTTCATCTAAAGGTGCGATAATTGGTATTATCCTTGGGTTCTTTATTACAGTATACACACTAATACTTCCATTTACTTTAGCTGCCTATAGCGGAACAGATGATTTTACGCAATATGGCTTATATGGCATTGCAGCACTTAAACCTTATGCCTTGTTTGGTATTGATTTTTTGAGTCCGCCTGCTCATGCCTTTTTCTGGAGTATCTTATTCAATTTGTTAGCTTATTTGTTTTTTTCACTCATGTTCAAAGGAAACTATAGAGAACGTAATTATGCCGAAATGTTTGTAGACAGCAGGAATTTTTCAGCTCTACAAGACAGTGCGCTTGTTTGGAAAGGAGAAGCGTATGTGGCCGATATTAAAACTATGCTCGTCAGGTTTCTGGGAGAGAAAAAAGCAACCAGAGCATTAAAACTCTTTTTTACTAAATATAAATTACCGGTAGACACACAACTGGCGGATGCAAGACTAATTAATTTTTCCGAAAAACTACTGACAGGAAGTATAGGTAGTGCCTCGGCAAAAATTCTAATTGATAGCGTGGTAAAAGAAGAACAAATAAGCCTGACTGAAGTACTTAGAATATTAGAGGAATCCAAGGAGAATATTGTAAGTAATAAAATGCTTCTTGAAAAATCTGACGAACTATCTCAGCTATCTTCAAAACTAAAGGATGCCAATGAAGAATTGGTTAATAAGGATAAACAAAAAGATGAGTTTTTAGATACTGTAGCCCACGAACTTAAAACACCTATCACTGGAATTAGGGCTGCAACCGAGTTATTGATGGATGAAGAGGATGATATGCCACAGGAAATCAAAAAACAGTTTCTAACGAATATACTCCAAGATTCAGACAGACTAGGGCGACTAATCAATAACATACTAGATTTTGAAAAGTTAGAAACAGGACGTTTAAGTTTAGATATACGTAATCTTGACATTCAAGAAACGATAAAAAAAGCAGTTGCTAATACCCAACATATAGCTGCCAAGAAAGGAATAACCATACATATTAAAAATTTTCATCACTTTGAGATAGACTATGATGAAGATAGAATCCTGCAAGTATTTACAAACTTAATTTCAAACGCCATTAAGTTTTGCGAGCCTGAATCTGGAAAAATTGAAATAGATTATAAACTAGGAAATGAAGCTCTTGAAATAGCTGTAATAGATAACGGAAAAGGCATTCCTACAGAAGATATAGCGTATGTTTTTGATAAATTTTATCAATCACAACATCAAAATACCATTAAACCAGAAGGCAGTGGGTTAGGTTTAGCAATCACAAAACAAATCATAGAAAAGCACAAAGGTAAAATTTGGGCAGATAAGACAGTAAAAACAGGGGCAAAGTTTGTTTTTACGCTACCTATTAGCTACATTGTATAA
- a CDS encoding response regulator transcription factor has protein sequence MHKILIVDDEPNIVMSLEYAFKKKGFEVFIARDGSEVESIVENTVPDIILLDIMMPNIDGYQTLKLIKNNKSLEATKIAFLTAKNKASDIEKGLKLGADKYLIKPFSVKKIVSEILELLE, from the coding sequence ATGCACAAGATTTTAATTGTTGATGATGAGCCAAATATTGTAATGTCTCTAGAATATGCCTTTAAAAAGAAGGGCTTTGAGGTTTTTATTGCGAGAGATGGTAGTGAGGTAGAATCAATAGTTGAAAACACTGTTCCAGACATCATTTTGTTAGATATTATGATGCCCAATATAGATGGCTATCAGACGTTAAAATTAATAAAGAACAACAAAAGTTTAGAGGCTACAAAAATAGCTTTCTTAACAGCAAAAAATAAAGCTTCGGATATTGAAAAGGGTTTAAAACTAGGAGCTGACAAGTATTTAATAAAACCTTTTTCAGTAAAAAAAATAGTCTCAGAAATACTGGAACTATTAGAGTAA
- the acs gene encoding acetate--CoA ligase, whose amino-acid sequence MSNYHIKHLEEYYQVYRKSVRNPEAFWEEIAEEHFLWRKKWDNVLSWDFKKPEIKWFEGAKLNITENCIDRHLATRGDKTAILFEPNDPNEATQHITYKDLYHRVNKLANVLKSKGVKKGDRVCIYLPMIPELAISLLACARIGAIHSVVFAGFSSIALATRIKDSDCKMVITSDGSYRGKKTIDLKGIVDEALEDCEGVKSVLVVKRIKTDIPMKEGRDEWLQPLLDDASDELTATVMNAEDPLFILYTSGSTGRPKGMVHTTAGYMVYSAYTFKNVFQYKENDVYWCTADIGWITGHSYIVYGPLANGATTVMFEGVPSYPDYGRFWEIVEKHKVTQFYTAPTAIRALAKEGVEYVEKHDLSSLKVLGTVGEPINEEAWHWYDDNIGKKQSPIVDTWWQTETGGIMITPIPYCTPTKPTYATLPFIGIQPALMDEKGIEIKGKQADGRLCIKFPWPSIARTIWGNHQRYKDTYFSAYEDMYFTGDGALRDEVGYYRITGRVDDVIIVSGHNLGTAPIEDAINEHPAVSESAIVGFPHDVKGNALYGYVILKETGESRNHDNLRKEINQIITEQIGPIAKLDKIQFTNGLPKTRSGKIMRRILRKIAGKDTSNLGDTSTLLNPECVQDIMDNAL is encoded by the coding sequence ATGAGTAATTATCATATAAAACATTTAGAAGAATATTATCAAGTTTATAGAAAGTCCGTCCGAAACCCTGAGGCCTTTTGGGAAGAAATAGCTGAAGAGCATTTTCTATGGCGAAAAAAATGGGATAACGTTTTAAGTTGGGATTTTAAAAAACCTGAAATAAAATGGTTTGAAGGCGCAAAATTAAATATTACCGAAAACTGTATCGATAGGCATTTAGCGACACGAGGAGATAAAACAGCTATTTTATTTGAACCAAATGACCCAAATGAAGCTACACAACACATTACATACAAAGACTTATACCATAGGGTAAATAAGCTTGCTAATGTGCTAAAATCAAAAGGGGTCAAAAAAGGAGATCGCGTTTGTATTTATTTACCTATGATCCCGGAACTAGCTATTTCATTGCTAGCCTGTGCTCGTATCGGAGCCATACATTCTGTAGTTTTTGCGGGTTTTTCATCTATTGCTTTAGCCACCAGAATTAAAGATTCTGATTGTAAAATGGTTATTACATCAGACGGTTCTTACAGAGGTAAAAAAACAATTGATTTAAAAGGAATTGTTGATGAAGCTTTAGAGGACTGTGAAGGTGTTAAAAGTGTTTTAGTAGTAAAACGTATTAAGACAGATATTCCTATGAAGGAAGGGCGTGATGAATGGCTCCAGCCTTTATTAGATGATGCTTCAGACGAGCTAACAGCTACCGTTATGAATGCGGAAGACCCTTTGTTTATATTATACACGTCTGGATCAACCGGAAGACCAAAAGGAATGGTACACACTACGGCAGGATATATGGTGTATAGCGCATATACCTTCAAAAACGTTTTTCAATACAAAGAAAATGATGTGTATTGGTGTACGGCAGATATTGGTTGGATTACAGGACATAGTTACATTGTCTATGGTCCGTTAGCAAATGGCGCAACCACCGTTATGTTTGAAGGAGTCCCAAGTTATCCAGATTATGGCCGTTTTTGGGAGATTGTAGAAAAACACAAAGTTACTCAATTTTATACCGCACCAACTGCCATTAGAGCTCTTGCCAAAGAAGGTGTAGAATATGTTGAGAAACACGACCTATCCTCTTTAAAGGTTTTAGGAACCGTGGGAGAGCCTATAAACGAAGAGGCTTGGCACTGGTACGATGACAATATTGGCAAGAAACAATCACCTATTGTTGATACTTGGTGGCAAACCGAAACAGGAGGCATCATGATTACCCCTATTCCTTATTGTACACCAACTAAACCCACATATGCCACGTTACCATTTATTGGTATTCAACCAGCATTAATGGATGAAAAAGGTATAGAAATTAAAGGAAAGCAAGCAGATGGACGCTTGTGTATAAAATTCCCCTGGCCAAGTATAGCAAGAACTATTTGGGGGAATCATCAGCGTTATAAGGACACGTATTTTTCTGCTTATGAAGATATGTATTTTACAGGTGATGGAGCTTTAAGAGACGAAGTAGGATATTACAGAATAACAGGTCGTGTAGATGATGTAATTATTGTATCCGGTCATAATCTAGGTACGGCACCAATTGAAGATGCCATTAATGAGCATCCAGCAGTTTCAGAAAGTGCTATCGTTGGTTTCCCTCATGATGTAAAAGGAAATGCTTTATACGGTTATGTAATCTTAAAAGAAACTGGTGAAAGCAGAAACCACGATAATTTAAGAAAGGAAATCAATCAGATTATTACTGAGCAAATTGGGCCAATTGCCAAACTAGATAAGATTCAGTTTACCAATGGACTGCCAAAGACACGTTCTGGAAAAATTATGCGTCGTATTCTTAGAAAAATAGCCGGTAAGGACACAAGTAACCTGGGCGATACAAGTACGCTCCTTAACCCTGAATGTGTTCAGGATATAATGGACAATGCTTTATAA